The genomic DNA CTCGCCCGTCACATCATCCACATTCGTCTCTATCTGTACCACACGATCGTGTTGCATGTGGTGAGGGATCTCCCCGAGGATTGCTCTCAGGAGATTCGGCATGCCTATCTCCCTGGAGCCTGCGCCGTATCCAACGCGCTCCGTCACAATCTCAGGATGATGATCCAGAAACGTATCTACCGAGGCTGCAAGTATCGCGGCTCCTGTTGGCGTGAGCAGCTCATGGGCAACAGGTCCTCCTCGCCATGGTATCCTGTGGGAGCGGAGTATCTCCAGGGTCGCTGGCGCAGGAACCGGAAGCATTCCGTGAGATGTATCCGTGATCCCGCCACCGACAGATGGCGCGATCGAGAGGATCCTCTTCACATCGAGAGATTCCATCGCTGCACAGGATCCCGCAATATCGGCCAGCGCATCAAGAGATCCCATCTCGTGAAACCTCGCATTCTCTCTATCAACACCATGGACCTTTGACTCCGCAGATGCCATGATATCCAGAATCCTCAGCGCTCTTTCGAGAGCTCGCGATGTGAGTGCTGATGCCTTCAGTATATCAATGGCCCCACCGAGTGAGCGGAAGGATTTATCCGATATGACCTTGACCCGGATAGCTCTGATGTGATCAAACCTGCGTTCATTCACCTCAAGCCGACATCCCACAGACTCCACAGCAGAGCGGACGTATTCGAGGTCTGCGCCCAGGTCGATGAGCGCCCCGAGTATCATGTCGCCCGAGGCGCCGCAGTAGGGATCGAAGAGAAGTGCTCTCATGTCTTAATCCTGCGAATTTTTATCTGGAGATCATCTGATGTTTCATAAAAGTTGTGGCACCATGCACAATTCATGATTATATGAATCAAAACAGCTCGCAGCTCTTGATGTTTGGATAGGCACTGGAACCCAGATGCAGCGTATCTGGGTTTCACAGTCGATGGCGTCTGGCTATTTCGAGAGGGGTTCGATAAGAGCAATACATTGTGTGGCCGAACACCCGATCAGTTAGAACGTGTCCGAATAAGAGGCGGGGAGTCCAAAAATATAAGCCTTATAGATCTTGTTTATCACAATCGCTCTTCGCTTATCCGGACAGGTCCCTCAGTCAGGACGTGTCCGAATAAGGATTAGGCGTTTATGATATGCAGAATAGTAGAAGATCTAGATTTCTGGACATATTCTTATCCGGACAGGTCCATCAGTTACACCAAAAATTTTAAATCATATTGTTTTAATAAATATTTTCAGCGTTAGTTCTGCTACCGAATACAGGCAGATCTTCTGGCAGTGTTCGGAGCATGTCTTTGAAATGAGATGAGTGTGGTGAGATTGTGAACAGACTGACCATAATAATAGCGGTTTTTGCTCTGCTTGGATGCTCGGCTGCCCTTGACGCGAAGGTCATCATTCCAGAGGAGAGAACTCTTGTTGTCGATCCTGGAGAAGGTTACTACATCAATACCGGCGATATCGATACGTCCTCTGGCATCTTCATGGAGAACTTCACGATATTTGGTGAGACCGGTAAAGCAGATGCGGTGGTTTTCACACCATATGATGATATTCTGAAAATGTTGAGCAAGGAATCATTCCTGGATATAATGTCGGTGGCGCTGATGATCGAGGCCACAAAGGAGGCACAGGAGACCGGCAACTGGACCACCTCCAGCTATTACGGAGCGCCTGTGGTCGTGCATAACATGACATTCACCTCTGGCACGCTCGAGGGCAGCGATGGATATCTTGCGGTATGGCACGCGGGAGGTGACAGCTACATAATGCTGTTATCCATGCTGGACAGCAACACAACATCACAGATCATCCGCACCGCCAGGATAGTCTAGATGTTCTCCCCCTGGTAGGCCCCGCTGTAGGCTCTCTCTGCTGCGCTCTTCATGGTGATGAAGACGAGCTGCATGAGCCTTGCGTTCTTTTTTATGCGTATCCCGTGCGGGTTGTGGACCACGAGAAGCGATTGCGATCGCCCATTGTATCCGGGATCCCATATCGCACTCTCGAGGGTCGCCCCGCATCTCAGGAGGCTCGATCTGGGAAGCGCGAACGCCATCATATCCAGAGGCACCTTCACGATCTCATTGAACGTCACCAGATACGCGCCCTGCTCCAGGAAGACCCATTCATCACCACCGAACTGAACCGCCTCAGTCTCTGCGACTCTGCGCTCGCTGTTGTCGAGGTCGATAGAACCTGAGGACACGAACCGCTCTATGCTTCTGGCTGTCAGGTCCACCCCACATATCTGCGCCTGAATATCCCGATCAGCAAACGACTCGAGGTATCTCAACGCATCCTTTCCAGAGATCACCGACATGAGAATCCCAAGGGTTAAATTCGATGACGCCTTAAATATCATAGGGTCCTCCGGATCGGTCTGTTTGGGGGTACAGGCTGTTCGGAAGTCCCGGGGATGGAAGTGTGGATGGATTGATAATATTCGAGGTGGAGATCGAGGAACCCACCGTCATCAGGTCGAGAATAATCTGGCCGAATGCAGAGGGCCCGTGGATAGAGGGCGGGGTGGATGAGCTTGTAGTCCATCTTATCTACGCAATGTGGTCTGCCTACAACACAGCCTGGGCACTCTCTCTCGTGATATCAAGCCGGTATGCAGATCTCGGCATCTCGATCTCAGAATCCCTCTCGAAGCTCATCTGCTCGCTGGGCGCTGTGGAGATAAGCGAGATACGGATGGATAAAAACGCCCTGGAGGAGCTCAGGAAGGACAGGATAGAGCCGTGACCCTCTCCCCCAGGGCAGGTATGTGGCGGTAGTATTGCGGCACATATCAGGACCGTGTGCTTCTGCCACTGGGATCGACGGCACGTCACCCTCCGCCGGATGGTACCACACCAGTCTCTTCATGATCTATTCTTTATTCATCCACATCTCAGAGCATGCGCTCCGTAATTCCAAAGCAAGAAGTAACACCGACGAGCGCTATTCTTTATTCATCACCATCTCAGGAGCATGCGCTCAGGATGCAGCGCAGTCGGGCGTCAGCTTCTTTTTGATGTGAGACATGGATCTGGCTGGTGGTTCTGTGAATGCGGAGCTGGATGATAGGGATGTTATAGAGTACTTCAAGCGCAGCTACAGAGCCGTCGACGGGCTGTGGTTCATGAAGGTCGAGGAGCGCTACGGCTTCGATACTGCTCTGGAGATCGATGATGATGTCTGGAGGGTTATGCCGAAGATACAGGCGAGAGCCCTGAAGTCGATTATGAATGAGTCGAACGGCCTCGAATCTCTCGCTAGATGCTTCACGGCAAAGCTCTCCCTGGAGGAGTTCGAGTTCGCCAGCACATGTGATGGGCGATGCGCGAGGTTTGTGGTGACAAGATGCCCCTGGCATGAGATCATGGTCAGAGCCGGGAGGGCTGAGCTGAACGAGCGCGTCGGGTCCAGGATATGCTGGAGCGAGCTTGAGGTCTGGGCATCTGAGTTCGGCGACGGTATAGTTCCGAGGAGAGACAGAAGGATCTGCAGGGGAGACGAGAGCTGCGAGATCGAGTTCGAGCTGAAGAATGGAGCGGAGCATTAACATCCGATCGATGCTGCTCTCTCGCATTGAGGGTACGTAGGTCCATTCGAACGTGCTTCTACTGGCGTAGACGCAGCGGCTACGTAGCTGTTCACTTCGAGTTGTGCGTACAGACGAATGCGTCTGTCTTCACATCCTCTTCTCGAAGAGGTCGATCTCGTCAAGAGATATCGCGGCGCACCCAGTGGTTCGGAGGTGGTGCGCGAGGAGCCTCGACCTGACGCCTGCAGGATGGTAGAAGATCACAGCCTCAGGCGAGACATGATCGAGCATTCTCATTATCCCGCGAAAATCCAGGTGGTCGCTCAGGCGTATCCTCTTCCATGAAACATCCGCCCTTCCGGTGAGCATGTACCTTTCAGGCGAGCGCACCCTTGGAAGGTTTTTTGGGGTGACGATAGATACTCCATCACAATCTCGGAAGTCGATGATATCCCCTGCGTCAGGCATCAGAGCCTCTGTGAGCCTTCTCCCCTCCTCATCCATGCCGATCGGCTCGTTGAATCCCATCGCTCTTATCAGAGATACCGCACGCTGTGCCTTGCCGAATGCGTATGCGCCAAAGGATGATCCCGAGTTGAGCGCCTCCCAGAATCCGCTCAGATCATCATCGAATATGCAGGACGAGTCCCAGGGATCCCCGTAGTTCGCCTCTGCCACCAGAAGATCGCATTTTGGCAGGGATCTGTAGTCCTTCACATCCCCTGTCACGAGTACCCTCACGCCCAGACTGTTCTCCCAGTAGAACGCTGATGAGCCTATGGTGTGTCTTGTGGGGTACGTCCGCAGCTCGACGCCATTTATGTCCAGTACATCTCCGATCTCAAAGATACTGCCTGCATAGCTCCTCTCGTGCCTGATCTCGAGAGCCAGTGCGGTCTCCCGGGATGCTATCGCCCTAGGCGACCGCATCGCGGAGCTTCCATGATGATCGCTGTGCGCATGTGTTATGAGATAAGCATCAGGCTGTTCGCGCCCTGGAGACCTGCTGGTGTCAACAGAGAACTTGTGATCGTCGAAGAGCAGCGAGAGGTGTGGGGCTGGATTGCCATTGCCATTCAGCCTCCTGATGGGCCATACTCCGAGGTCTGTGAACAGATCATGGACATGAGGCAAACCTATTGCGACCGCCCCCTAGAGGATCGCATCTATCGCGCTACTCAGCTCCTCTTTGGATGTGACGCCCAGCCAGCGGCGCACCTCCTTGCCGTCCTTCTCGAGGATGATCGTCGGCACCACCATGATGTTGTACCTGTTCGCGAGCTCAATGTTTCTGTCCACATCTATCTTTTTGATCTCTATCCTTCCGCCGTACTTCTTATCCAGCTCCTCCATTATCGGCGTCTGCATCCTGCAAGGACCGCACCACTCTGCGAAGAAATCCATCAGCACAGGTTTGTCCAAATCCTCAACCTCCTCAAATGATATCAAACTTGACTCCTATCTTGAAAATCTTGATGGTCGGGAGCACGAGCATCTCACACCCGGTCCTTCTCCTTATCTCCGAGATTATCTCATCAACACGCTCCTCAGGCGCGGATACCGTGAACCACATGTTATAACCGCTCTCGTTCGGTCTGAGATAGTTGTGTGATACCTCATCGTATTCATTCACGACAGTGCTGATTTGATCCGCGTCCTCCGGAGATACCCTCATCGCGATGAGCACTCCAATCATGCCGAGACGTCTCAGATCCAGTATCGGGCCGATCCTGCGAATCAGCCCGATCTCCTTCAGCCTCGAGACTCTTCTTATGAGCTCCTCCTCCTCGATGCCCAGGCTCTCCGCGAGCACCCTGAAGGGTCTATCGACAAGAGGAAAAGACTCCTGGAGCGCTGCGAGGATCCTCAGATCGATCTCATCCAATGGATCCCCTCCAGGCGCATGTCGGATCCTCTCCCAGATAATCACCGGTGAGCGCGTATGCCCGAGCTCTGCAGCCGCCGCATATCCTTACGTAATTACAGCTTCCGCATCTGCCCTTCAGCCTTCGCTCCCTGAGATCGTTCAGAAGCGGTGAGCTGCTCCAGATCTCTGAGAAGGAACGATCGCGTATGCTGCCCGCGGATAGCGGGAAGTATCCGCACGGAAAGACGTCACCAGTTCTCGAGATAAACACAAATCTTATTCCAGCGATGCATCCCCCAGCGGTGCGCGCCTGTGATCCCTTCTTTTCCATGAGCACCCTCCCGTACTGCGGCGCACATGTGGGGCGTATCTCGATCGATCTCTCTTCCGATGCGATCCTCTCGAGAAGGGATCTCTGCATCTCCGGGGAGATACACTCCACGGCTCTGCCCCTGCCTGTCGGCACCATGAAGAATATGTGTGCAGCTGCCGCGCCCTCGCGCTCTGCCAGGTCTAAAATAGGATCCAGCTCATCGATGTTTGCTGGCGTGATTGTCATATTGATCTGGAACTCGACCCTTCCGCTCAGAGCCCGAATGCCGCGAAGGGCCAGATCAAAAGATCCCTCGCCTCTTGTCGCGTCGTTCGTCTTGGCGCTTGCGCCATCTAGACTTATGCTCACCCTTGATATCCCTGAGAGGAGGATCCTGTCCACGATCTCAGGTGTTATGAGCGTGCCGTTTGAGGCTAAAGAGACCCTGACTCCGGAGCCGGCTGCATATCTCGCCACCTCGAAAACATCCTGCCTCAGCAGTGGCTCGCCTCCAGAGATTATCAGCATCGCCCCCATCGGGGCGATCTCTTTTATCAGACCTTTTATCTCACCGGTGCTGAGCTCATCTCCAGATGGCGCAGGCCCAGCAGACGCCCTGCAGTAGCTGCAGCTCAGGTTGCAGGCTCCTGTGGACTCCCAGGCTACGAGCAGCATTCAGAGCAGACCCTTTTTGTGGAGAAGCTCGGCGTTCAGTATGCTCGCTCCCGCAGCCCCGCGGATCGTGTTGTGGCCCATGCAGATGTACCTGATGCCGGGCCTGATCCTTCCAACGGAGACTGACATGCCCCTTCCGGCGTTCCTGTCCAGCCTGGGCTGCGGCCTGTCCGGCTCATCCCTCACTATGATCGCCTTTCTGGGGGACGTCGGGAGGTCATCCAGCCCGGGATTGAAGTCCAGAAAGGCCTGCCTGACCTCAGCCGGCGTGGGATCATCTTTCATCCTGACCCAGACAGCCTCTGTGTGTCCGTCCATGACAGGAACACGATGGCAGCTCGCGCTTACAGTGAAATCAGCCGGAACTATCCTCTCCCCATCAAACCTTCCCAGGATCTTCTGGGCCTCTGTCTCAACCTTCTCTTCCTCGCCTGCGATGTATGGTATGATGTTGTCCAGGATCGCCATGGATGGCACTCCCTCGTATCCGGCGCCGCTGACCGCCTGCATCGACGCGACATGAACGCTCTCTATGCCGAACTGCATCAGGGGCTTGAGTGTGAGCGCGAACATGATGGTGGTGCAGTTTGGATTCGTGGTGATGTATCCCTCCCAACCCCTCCTCTCCTTCTGGATCTTTATGAGCTCTATGTGATCAGGATTGCATTCCGGTATGAGCAGAGGAACATCCGGAACCATTCTGTTTGTCGCGGTGTTCGAGGCGACGACGAATCCAGCCGCTGCAAACTCCGCCTCAACCTTCTTCGCCTCATCAGATGGAAGTGCTGAGAACACTATATCTGCGTCGACCTCCTTCGGGTCGACCCTGACAACTGTCATGTCCGCGAACTCATCCGGCAGCTCGCTCTCAAGCCTCCATTTCGCAGCCTCGCGATACTTCTTTCCCGCGCTTCTGTCAGATGCTGCCAGGCTCGTGAGCTCGAACCACGGATGCCCCCTGAGTCCTTCGATAAAACGCTGTCCAACAGCGCCTGTTGCACCCAGGACGCCTGCCTTGATCTTTGCCATCAACGATCACCCTCTGAACTGAGACGGCATAGAAGATTCTTTGGTATATAATTACTGCTTCGGACATGGTGGACCTGTCCGGATAAGAGCCAAGGCCATAAATTTGGACCTTACTGCTTCTGCATGTCAGAAACACGTAATCCTTATTCAGGCACCTCCCCTATAACAACCCAAAAGCTTATATTCGTCAAATGTCGAAGAGATGCTGACCGATATGTTCGAGAGAGATGTTTGCATGTATGGCTTCGCTCACATGAGCTGGTTCAGCGTGTATGATTGGGAGAAGCCGGAGCCGAATCCTGAGCCCAGGATGCCCAGGAGAAGGAGACCATTCATCAGCGGCCCATGGGGCTGCTAACTTCTGTCTTTTAATTCGCGCTGCACTTGTGATATGTTCATGTACTTGTATCATTGAGATTCATCAGATCCTAAAACGCCACCATGTCACTTGTTCGCATGCCGATCTCTTCGTGTACCTGTATCATTGTGAGCGTTCAGCCAGGTGAATGGAGATCTGCGAATGAGGTATGTTGGCAAATAACAAAACGAAATTATTATATCCTTAATTGGCTGTATTACTATTGGGGTTTGAGGTGGCTATACGTGTTTTGAATCGCAGATGTGCATAACACCTCAATCCCGTATTTGAAGGAGTGGTGGGCATGTCAGATCTATACAAAAAAATGGTTGATGAGGCCATGATGGCCCAGCGTGCGGATGTCGAGACTGTGAAGAGGAAGAGAGGCCAGGACTTCGTCGTATCAGATACTAAGGCGTATGTCGATGTGGTCAACAAGATGAAGGCTGCGGATGGTCAATCGAAGGCAGTGATAAAGCTCCACGTCGACTCGGTGAACGCGCACTACGATATACTGAGTTCGCTCACAAAGACAATACGTCCTGAGGACGATCCCTTTGTGGAGCACTACCAGACCCCGGCCATAATGGAGATACTCTACGAGGAGGACGAGAAGTTCAGGAAGAGCGTCGAGGCGTTCATCCAGGCTGTGGGAAAGGCGGAGGCGTTGATTGGACTGGAGGTGGTCAGGAGATATGGCGGGTTCTACGGTCCGACATGTGTCGTCGATTTCGCACTGATACCGGGATCGACAAGCAACGTCGTGAACAGGATACTCAAGACCGTCGATATACCGGAGCACCACAAGCAGGCGATACTCGCTGCGAAATCGTGGGGCATGAACACATCCTATGGCATAGGTGAGGTATTCGCGCACGAGATCGAGAAGGGTGCTACACTATCAGACGCGATCAGGAAAGAGATCGAGATGATTCAGACGGTGTACAGGACACCCATCGAGGCGCAGGCGAAGCTGATGGACGCAGCAGGGCACACGTCGTTTGATGTGAGAAAGTACATGCAGAGCTACAAGAGCAGGATGAAGAGCGCGGTCAAAGAGGCGATCGACGATGGCGTGCACTACGGCAACATAGTCACAGTGCCAGCCTACTGCGTCGGAGACGTAGCGCACCACATCGCCCAGTCGACGTTCAACATGTGCAAGGATGACGTTGTCATGGCTACAATCGAGGCAACAACAGAGGTTATGGAGACCACGCTGAACAATGCCGTTGATAAATTCAAGAATGAGTACCAGCCGCTCGCGCTCGCCACTGGCGCATCCGCATGCGCTGTTGAGCACATCCTGGAGCTTGATGGCTTCAACGCGATAATGATCGTGGATCTTCTGACAAAGAGATTCCATAACTACGTGCAGCTCTATCCCACAAGAAGCGCAGCAGCAGAGCTCCACAACTGCGACTTCATGGACATGATACTCAGAGGATGGAAGTACCTCGACAAGGCCATGCGCATGAGGAACGGCTCGAAGACGAAGATCGTCCCGAAGGTCCTGGGATTCGATGTCGATCTAGAACCCATACATAAAAATGAGGTCCTGATGAACCCGCAGAGGTACGCGTATCCTGGGTGCGCCATCTCTGTCAGATTCTCCGCGCTGATGAGACTTGCTGATTATCCGTGCCTGCTCACCAGCGAGCCCGTGACCGCCACGATGATGACCAACATAATAGCCCTCCACAAGGAGAAGCCAGCATCGCCTGCAAGGGTATGCAAGGACTGTGCTGCTGCATCGCTGATAGACTTCAGGCATCAGTACTGCCAGTGGAAGGAAGCCGTGTGAGGGATTGAATGAGATGCTATCTCTGCGCCCTCGAGGGGAAAACCACCGAGGCGGTCGCGATATGCATAGTCTGCGGGATGGGCGTCTGCATGGATCATCTCGTCAGGGATGAGATCGAGGTCTGGGAGGGAGGGTATCCCTTCCCATCAAAGAAGCTGAAGAGACGGCTTCCCAGGATTCTCTGCAAGCCATGCTACGCTGTATACCACGAGGGATGAGATATGTCCCTGGCAAAGAGATGTCTTGCTGAGGTCGTCGGGACAGCGATTCTGGTCTACTTCGGCGCTGGAGCCGCGGCCATCACACTCATGATCTCGAAGGGCTCCAGCCCGCCGAACCCCTTCAACATCGGGATCGGCGCGCTTGGCGGCTTGGGAGACTGGTTCGCGATAGGGATGGCCTTCGCCATAGCGATCGCGGGCGTCATATACGCTCTCGGGAGGGTCTCGGGGGCGCACATTAATCCGGCCGTGACGATAGCGCTCTGGGCCACCAGGAGGTTCCCGAGCGGCGAGGTGATTCCGTACATAGTGGCGCAGCTGATCGGCGCCTCTCTCGGATCCCTGCTCTTCGCCGCAAGCGCCGGATCTGATGCTGTGATGGTCGGCGGTCTCGGAGCGACTGCGCCGTTCCCCGGCATATCATTCGGGCAGGCGGTGCTCGCGGAGGCGATAGGGACGTTCCTGCTGATGCTCGTGATCATGGGGGTGGCGGTTGACGAGCGGGCGCCACAGGGGTTCGCCGGGCTTATTATAGGCCTGACAGTTGGAGGGGTCATAACAACCACCGGAAACATCGCCGGCTCCTCTCTGAACCCTGCAAGAACGTTCGGGCCCTACCTGGTAGACCACATCATGGGCGGCCCTGTGCTCTGGAGCCACTACCCGATATACGTCATAGGCCCGGTGCTCGGTGCTCTTGTGGCAGCGTTTCTGTACGATATACTGGCAAAAGAATAAAACTGAGATTCTCATCATTTTTTAATTTCGAATTCCTTCATCTCTCTTGCGTCATATCCTCCGATATCTGCATGGAGGCCATCTCTCACATAAACCCAGATGAAATATTTACCCTCAGGAACATCAGCACTCCAGACCCACACGCTCTGGTTCTGGTATCCTTGTGTCCCATCAACCCGTTTGCCATCCATGTCGAGAACCTCGAACTTGTACTGTAGGAATCCATTTGATGGGTTGGTGGCGCTGCAGGATATCTTCACCTTTGTCCCTGGCGTAGCAGGACTATCGGGATCTGTTGTGAAGTTCTCAATTGCAGGCTTTGCTGCTGCAGCCGGCGCTGGAGGGCCACCACCATTTTGCGGTTCAGCGCCCTGTGTGGCGCGGCCGCCGAAGTAGAAACCGATTATGGAGGAGATGGCGCCGGTAAGCGCGAGGAGGATGTCCTTCAAAGTTGGAAGTATTTTGTCCAAAGTCGTATCCTGTAATTTGAAAGGGTTGGCGATGAGCAGGAATATAGCAGCACCGAGGATGACGCTCAGTGTCAATGCCATTGTGGCCCTGGCTACGCCCTGCATCCCACTGGACTGAACTACCAGAGCATCCTTTACCAGCTGAACCAGCTCGGCCTGGTTGCAACCCGACGAGAGCTTCTTCTCCAGCAGATTCCGGACATCTCTCAGATGATCATAGTAGCCCTTGATGTTCCACAGTATGGGAAGACTGGCGAATACGAACAGCAGGAGAATCACAAGCGCCGTGAGTAAAGGAGTGCTCATAGATAAACGCGCTGCCACAAAGGTCAAAACCATTCCTGCCAGCAGCCCCAGGAGCAATATCAAAAAACCTCTTTGATTTTTGCACAGTGACATATACATTTGTTTACTCGCCGATATATATAATTTATTCAGCGAGTATTCCTAAAAAAACCTCTGGTTTTGAGGCAAATGTGAGACAAATACGATATCAGCGAGAATCCGCCATTGTAAAAATAAGGGTTTATAGAATACTCCAGCTCAATAACAATCTCCTGAGATCTGCAGATGCCTTCTGACACATGATATCTGCGAAGCTCTCTCAATCATGCGTGAATAGTACAGACAGACCATTAGGCTTTTAGATAAAAATATATATTCAGAAAATCTGCTAGATGCTCCGGTCGATGGAGGCTTGGGATTGAGTGGTGCAGGGTTGAGGCACTGCGGCCATCTCGAGGAGGGAGTTCTGGCCCTGATCGGCAGCGACGGTGTCGTGCAGTCCGAACTTGCGAGGCTTCTCGGTATAAGCAGCAGCAAGTGCTCGCGTATCGTGCGGAGCCTCGAGAGGAGGGGGCTTGTGAAAAGGAGCAGGACCGTTTTCAGGGGGAGAAGGACCTATCTGATAAGACGAAGGTCCCCGCCGGGGAGATCGATCGACAGCTACTTAGCGGAGCTGTATGTCCTTTTCCTTGTGAACACTTCTCTTGAGACCAAAGATCGGAGGCGCTCTTCTTGACCCTCCTGGAGATCATGAGGCCCGCGAACTGCGTGATGGCAGGTGCTGCATCGCTCACGGGCATGTTGGTCTCAGGGGCGCTTTTGCAGTCATTGCACACTCCTGTTCTTGTCTTCTCCGCAGTGCTTCTCATCACCGGCGGAGGCAATGCGATAAACGACTACTTCGACAGGGAGATCGATGCTGTGAACAGGCCGGATCGGCCGATACCGAGCGGCCGGATCTCCCCGCGTGCAGCTCTGATATGGTCGGTGGCGCTGTTCATCGCAGGTTGTTTAATCGCAGGTCTGATAAATCAGAGCTGTCTTGCGCTGGCCTTGCTGAACTCATTTGTTCTCATAATATATGCTGCGAGGCTCAAGGGGCTGCCTGTTGCAGGCAACATCGCAATCTCGTACCTGACTGGCACCACCTTCCTGTTCGGCGGATTGGCAGCATCGCCGTCGAGCATAACAGCGTTTCTCTCCATACTCTCAGCACTCGCAACACTCAGCAGGGAGATCGTCAAGGATATCGAGGATCTCCCAGGAGATCTCGCACATGGCGCCAAAACGCTCCCCGCGTTCATTGGAAAAAGAAAATCATTCGTCCTGGCATCTCTGGTTCTGATTGTGGCGATGCTGCTGAGCTATCTCGTGCCGCTGGGGATCGACTACCAGGCTGCGGTCAGCATCGCGAATCTTGCGTTTCTCCTCTCCATAAAAAGAATGCTCTGCGGCGATGCCTCCGGATCTCAGAGGTGGATAAAGATGGGAATGGGGATGGCGCTGGTGGCGTTTTTGATCGGGTATCACATATAGCATCCGGCATATGCTCAGCAGCAGGGGGGGCGATCCAAAGTGATTTTCTCTCTTTCAGAAGGGGTTTGTGCGCTCACATTCTTCGTCAAAGCCTCTCCAGTATCGATGCAAAGGCGAACCTCTGCTTTACAGGACCGATCTTTATCCTGAGCCGCTCCCCTGGAGATGCGTTCTTCACGATAACAGCGAATCCTTGTATCATCGCTATCCCGTCGCCTGTGCGTCCGACGGAGTCCACCGTGACATCATAGATTTCGCCGGACCTGACAGGCGCGCTGAGCAGCTTCTTCCCTATCACGTAGATCTCAGCGCTCTCCTTTCTGGATGCAGGAGGAGTGTAAGCATGCACCGAGCTGAACTCGCGTTTAACCTCCTCAAGGTAATCATTGAACATATCTCCCTGGAATACCTTCACCAGAAAGCTGCCGCCCGGACGCAGGAGACGCTTCGCGATCCTGAGCGCCGCTCTGGAGAGATCTATAGATCTGGCGTGATCCACATCCCATATCCCTGAGAGGTTCGGAGCAGCATCCGATATCACCACATCCGCCTGCCCTCCGAGGGCAGCTGCGATCTGCTCCAGGGTCTCCTCCTTCGTGATGTCCCCCTGTATAGTGACAATGCCCTCTAGAGGCTCTATTCTCTCCAGATCCACACCCACAACGATGCCGCCGGATAGCTCCCTGGCGACCT from Methanothrix thermoacetophila PT includes the following:
- a CDS encoding DUF2193 domain-containing protein, with amino-acid sequence MSDLYKKMVDEAMMAQRADVETVKRKRGQDFVVSDTKAYVDVVNKMKAADGQSKAVIKLHVDSVNAHYDILSSLTKTIRPEDDPFVEHYQTPAIMEILYEEDEKFRKSVEAFIQAVGKAEALIGLEVVRRYGGFYGPTCVVDFALIPGSTSNVVNRILKTVDIPEHHKQAILAAKSWGMNTSYGIGEVFAHEIEKGATLSDAIRKEIEMIQTVYRTPIEAQAKLMDAAGHTSFDVRKYMQSYKSRMKSAVKEAIDDGVHYGNIVTVPAYCVGDVAHHIAQSTFNMCKDDVVMATIEATTEVMETTLNNAVDKFKNEYQPLALATGASACAVEHILELDGFNAIMIVDLLTKRFHNYVQLYPTRSAAAELHNCDFMDMILRGWKYLDKAMRMRNGSKTKIVPKVLGFDVDLEPIHKNEVLMNPQRYAYPGCAISVRFSALMRLADYPCLLTSEPVTATMMTNIIALHKEKPASPARVCKDCAAASLIDFRHQYCQWKEAV
- a CDS encoding DUF2180 family protein — protein: MRCYLCALEGKTTEAVAICIVCGMGVCMDHLVRDEIEVWEGGYPFPSKKLKRRLPRILCKPCYAVYHEG
- a CDS encoding MIP/aquaporin family protein, with product MSLAKRCLAEVVGTAILVYFGAGAAAITLMISKGSSPPNPFNIGIGALGGLGDWFAIGMAFAIAIAGVIYALGRVSGAHINPAVTIALWATRRFPSGEVIPYIVAQLIGASLGSLLFAASAGSDAVMVGGLGATAPFPGISFGQAVLAEAIGTFLLMLVIMGVAVDERAPQGFAGLIIGLTVGGVITTTGNIAGSSLNPARTFGPYLVDHIMGGPVLWSHYPIYVIGPVLGALVAAFLYDILAKE
- a CDS encoding helix-turn-helix transcriptional regulator; this encodes MSGAGLRHCGHLEEGVLALIGSDGVVQSELARLLGISSSKCSRIVRSLERRGLVKRSRTVFRGRRTYLIRRRSPPGRSIDSYLAELYVLFLVNTSLETKDRRRSS
- a CDS encoding geranylgeranylglycerol-phosphate geranylgeranyltransferase, translating into MTLLEIMRPANCVMAGAASLTGMLVSGALLQSLHTPVLVFSAVLLITGGGNAINDYFDREIDAVNRPDRPIPSGRISPRAALIWSVALFIAGCLIAGLINQSCLALALLNSFVLIIYAARLKGLPVAGNIAISYLTGTTFLFGGLAASPSSITAFLSILSALATLSREIVKDIEDLPGDLAHGAKTLPAFIGKRKSFVLASLVLIVAMLLSYLVPLGIDYQAAVSIANLAFLLSIKRMLCGDASGSQRWIKMGMGMALVAFLIGYHI
- a CDS encoding 23S rRNA (uridine(2552)-2'-O)-methyltransferase, encoding MARDQKDHYYRKAKEEGYRARSAYKLKQINDKFHIIRRGSRVVDLGAAPGGWLQVARELSGGIVVGVDLERIEPLEGIVTIQGDITKEETLEQIAAALGGQADVVISDAAPNLSGIWDVDHARSIDLSRAALRIAKRLLRPGGSFLVKVFQGDMFNDYLEEVKREFSSVHAYTPPASRKESAEIYVIGKKLLSAPVRSGEIYDVTVDSVGRTGDGIAMIQGFAVIVKNASPGERLRIKIGPVKQRFAFASILERL